The Ignicoccus hospitalis KIN4/I genome includes the window ATATCGAAACCCTCAATAAGATGGCCTTAAAAGGGGAGCTCGACGTAACCGCCGTGTCCGCCCACGCTTACGCCTACCTGGCCCCCAAGTTCGACGTCCTCTCCTCTGGGGCCAGCATGGGGAAGGGCTACGGCCCGGTGGTGGTCGCGAGGGAGGCAAAGGAGCTCTCCGGGGCTAGGGTGGCGATACCCGGCGAGCTGACCACCGCCGCGCTCCTCGCGAAAATGTACTTACCTAAGGACGTGGAATTCGTCGTTATAAAGTTTGACGAAATACCTCAAGCGGTCGCTAGGGGCGAGGTGGACGCGGGAGTCCTAATACACGAGGGCCAGCTGACCTACCCTAAGCTAGGTCTGAAGAAAGTTATGGACTTCGGGGAGCTGTGGTACGAGGAGACGGGCTTGCCCCTCCCCTTAGGGTTGGACGTGGCCAAGTGGGAGGTCTCCCAAGACTGGGCCGAGATATGGTACGAGGCCGTTAAGTGGTCCTTGGAGAACCCCAAGGAGGCGCTGTCGCACGCCCTCAAGTTCGCCCGGGGGCTCGACGAGGACACCACGGAGAAGTTCGTAAGGATGTATGTTAACGAATATACCCTTGATA containing:
- a CDS encoding MqnA/MqnD/SBP family protein, with translation MKVRVGHSPDPDDAFMFYPIKFKKIDLRGYEVEEVVEDIETLNKMALKGELDVTAVSAHAYAYLAPKFDVLSSGASMGKGYGPVVVAREAKELSGARVAIPGELTTAALLAKMYLPKDVEFVVIKFDEIPQAVARGEVDAGVLIHEGQLTYPKLGLKKVMDFGELWYEETGLPLPLGLDVAKWEVSQDWAEIWYEAVKWSLENPKEALSHALKFARGLDEDTTEKFVRMYVNEYTLDMGEEGEEALRELYKRAYKSKALDFLPEFKVVRPS